One region of Chryseobacterium sp. C-71 genomic DNA includes:
- a CDS encoding SDR family oxidoreductase, whose amino-acid sequence MNEIFSIKDKVAVITGASGVLGGSLAKSFIEAGAKVVALGRNQETLDARVKELTESGGDAFAVEANVMDVESLETASKKILEKYGKIDILLNIAGGNIPSATLSPDQSFFDMKMEAWNEVTDLNINGTVYPSYVFGKVMAEQGSGSIVNISSMAAYSAITRVAGYSAAKSAITNFTQWLASDVALKFGDKIRVNAIAPGFFIGDQNRAILLNPDGSLTDRSKKVIAKTPMGRFGNADELNGAVQFLCSDAASFITGALLPIDGGFSAFSGV is encoded by the coding sequence ATGAACGAAATATTCAGCATAAAAGATAAGGTAGCAGTAATTACCGGAGCTTCAGGCGTCTTAGGCGGAAGCTTGGCGAAAAGTTTCATCGAAGCCGGAGCAAAAGTAGTTGCTTTGGGAAGAAATCAGGAAACTCTGGATGCTCGTGTTAAAGAACTGACAGAATCGGGGGGTGACGCATTCGCCGTGGAAGCCAATGTAATGGATGTTGAAAGTCTCGAAACGGCTTCAAAGAAAATCCTTGAAAAATACGGTAAAATCGATATTCTTCTCAATATTGCAGGTGGAAATATCCCTTCTGCAACCTTGTCTCCAGATCAATCTTTTTTTGATATGAAAATGGAAGCGTGGAACGAAGTGACAGATTTAAACATCAACGGAACTGTTTACCCAAGCTATGTTTTCGGAAAAGTAATGGCAGAGCAGGGAAGTGGAAGTATTGTGAATATTTCCTCAATGGCAGCATATTCCGCAATCACAAGAGTGGCGGGTTACTCAGCGGCAAAGTCGGCGATTACCAATTTTACACAATGGCTGGCGTCGGATGTAGCTTTAAAATTTGGCGATAAAATTCGTGTCAATGCCATTGCTCCAGGATTTTTTATAGGAGATCAGAACCGTGCAATTTTATTGAATCCTGACGGCTCTTTAACCGACCGAAGCAAAAAAGTCATTGCCAAAACCCCAATGGGACGTTTCGGAAACGCAGACGAACTAAATGGTGCTGTTCAGTTTCTGTGTTCAGATGCCGCAAGTTTTATCACGGGTGCCTTACTTCCTATTGATGGAGGTTTCAGCGCATTCAGTGGAGTTTAA
- a CDS encoding glycoside hydrolase 43 family protein → MKINQPFYIVSLFGFIGLNLLSAQVNPIQKQQTTAFTNPIIWADAPDLSITRNGDDFYLISTTMHLMPGAPVMHSKDLVHWEMASYVFNTLNDNSKYDLLDGTVYGRGQWASSIRYHKGKYYVLFSPNDEPFRSYFYVTDNPETGNWKLITRTRHFHDASLLFDDDNRVYVFTSNKVFELSPDFKEIIGNPDGTVVFEKDSSETGLLEGNQIIKKDGKYYMMMISWPRGGKRRQEVYRADKVTGPYEKKVILEDNFLGFSYAGQGALIDDKNRNWYSLIFQDRNGVGRVPILIPVKWENDWPVLGDNGKVPLNGEVLLPPFKPKNNIVESDEFSDKKLKIQWQWNHNPVNEAWSLFDRKGFMRLKTSRIVDNIYAAPNTLTQRMEGPKSSAVVALDLKGMKDGDVTGFSAFNGDSGLLSVIKEGNQKFLTFSTNEVSLDNKTKAITGVRKEEKKRVEIKSDKIFLRIEGDFNLGKDLSDFSYSTDQKNWTEMAKDYKMIFDYRRFFMGSKFAIFNYATKSTGGFVDVDFFRINKTSE, encoded by the coding sequence TTGAAAATTAATCAACCATTTTATATAGTTTCTCTTTTCGGATTTATCGGGTTGAACCTTCTTTCGGCTCAGGTAAATCCGATTCAGAAACAGCAGACGACAGCATTTACCAATCCTATCATTTGGGCAGATGCTCCGGATTTATCAATAACTAGAAACGGCGATGATTTTTATTTGATAAGCACCACAATGCATCTGATGCCTGGCGCTCCGGTAATGCATTCCAAAGATTTGGTTCACTGGGAAATGGCGAGCTACGTTTTCAATACACTGAATGACAATTCAAAATATGACTTATTGGATGGAACGGTTTACGGTCGCGGACAGTGGGCTTCTTCCATCCGCTATCACAAAGGGAAATATTACGTTTTATTTTCCCCGAATGACGAGCCTTTCAGATCCTATTTCTACGTGACGGACAATCCTGAAACCGGAAACTGGAAACTCATTACCAGAACCAGACATTTTCACGATGCTTCGCTGCTATTTGATGATGACAACAGGGTTTATGTTTTCACTTCCAACAAAGTTTTTGAATTAAGTCCAGATTTTAAAGAAATCATCGGAAATCCAGACGGAACGGTGGTTTTTGAAAAAGATTCTTCGGAAACCGGACTTTTGGAAGGCAATCAGATCATTAAAAAAGACGGAAAATATTATATGATGATGATTTCCTGGCCAAGAGGTGGAAAACGCCGTCAGGAAGTTTACAGAGCTGATAAAGTAACCGGACCTTACGAGAAAAAAGTGATTCTGGAAGACAATTTTTTAGGTTTTTCTTACGCCGGGCAAGGTGCTTTGATTGATGATAAAAACAGAAATTGGTATTCACTGATTTTTCAGGATAGAAATGGAGTAGGGCGTGTTCCGATATTGATTCCTGTGAAATGGGAAAATGACTGGCCGGTTTTGGGTGACAACGGAAAAGTTCCTTTGAATGGCGAAGTTCTGCTTCCTCCATTTAAACCAAAAAATAATATCGTGGAAAGCGATGAATTTTCAGATAAAAAACTGAAAATCCAGTGGCAATGGAATCATAATCCTGTGAATGAAGCCTGGTCTTTGTTCGACAGAAAAGGTTTTATGAGATTGAAAACGAGCCGTATTGTAGATAATATTTATGCCGCTCCGAATACTTTAACGCAGAGAATGGAAGGTCCAAAATCAAGTGCCGTTGTTGCCTTAGATTTAAAGGGAATGAAAGATGGTGATGTTACGGGTTTCAGCGCTTTCAACGGAGATTCAGGGTTGTTATCGGTTATAAAAGAAGGCAATCAGAAATTTTTGACTTTTTCTACCAATGAAGTCAGTCTTGATAATAAAACGAAAGCGATTACCGGAGTGAGAAAAGAAGAAAAAAAACGTGTTGAAATTAAATCAGATAAGATTTTCCTCCGTATTGAAGGTGATTTTAACCTTGGAAAAGACCTGTCGGATTTCTCTTACAGCACCGACCAGAAAAACTGGACAGAAATGGCAAAAGATTATAAAATGATTTTCGATTACAGAAGATTTTTTATGGGTTCAAAATTTGCGATTTTCAATTATGCAACGAAAAGTACAGGAGGTTTTGTGGATGTTGATTTTTTCAGAATAAACAAAACTTCAGAATAA
- a CDS encoding glycoside hydrolase family 43 protein — MKQNIIHTILNRNTSKFIIASALLSMNSISAQTFSDFSYRGNDKIYTNNPLKEDEFYSPILQGCYPDPSITRKGHDYYLVNSSFSMFPGVPIFTSKDLVNWKQVGHVLDRPSQLKVEKGGVSQGIYAPDIKYNKFNDTFYMITTQIAGGVGNMVVKTKDPAKGWSEVQKLNFDGIDPAIFFDDDGKAYIVHNDAPPKGTELYNGHRVIKMWDYDLEKDQVVAGSDKIIVNGGVDLSQKPIWIEGPHIYKRNGKYFLMCAEGGTGGNHSEVIFMSDSPKGPFIPAKNNPILTQRYFPKDRKEKVDWAGHADLVEAPDGKYYGVFLAIRPNEKGRVNHGRETFILPVDWKGTYPVFENGLVPMKPKLKLPEGVKNLTGQNGFFPNGNFTYNDKLTDKNLDYRWIAMRGPRENFITTAKNGVKVTPFETNIKALAPVSALFHRLQHEDFETSVMLDFKPKSEKELAGITCYQSERFNYVLGITKKDKDFYIVLERTEKGESKLIASEKISLSKPIKLKVVGEKDDLNFNYSLDGKNFKNLGGSVSGDILSTDVAGGFTGSLIGLYSTSSNDIVPK, encoded by the coding sequence ATGAAACAGAATATCATCCATACCATATTAAATCGAAATACTTCCAAGTTCATTATTGCTTCTGCTTTGCTCTCAATGAATAGTATTTCAGCACAGACTTTTTCAGACTTTTCCTATCGTGGAAATGATAAAATCTACACAAACAATCCTTTAAAGGAAGACGAATTTTATTCTCCGATTCTTCAGGGCTGTTATCCAGATCCGAGTATTACCAGAAAAGGACACGATTACTATCTTGTAAATTCTTCATTTTCAATGTTTCCAGGTGTTCCGATTTTTACATCTAAAGATTTGGTCAACTGGAAGCAGGTGGGTCACGTTCTCGACAGACCTTCACAGCTTAAAGTTGAAAAAGGAGGCGTTTCTCAGGGAATCTATGCTCCGGACATCAAATACAATAAATTCAATGACACATTTTATATGATTACTACCCAGATTGCTGGCGGAGTAGGAAATATGGTCGTGAAAACCAAAGACCCGGCAAAAGGCTGGAGCGAAGTTCAGAAACTGAATTTTGACGGAATCGATCCTGCGATTTTCTTTGATGATGATGGTAAAGCATACATCGTTCACAATGATGCACCGCCAAAAGGGACAGAGTTGTACAACGGTCACCGTGTCATCAAAATGTGGGATTACGATTTGGAAAAAGACCAGGTTGTGGCAGGTTCAGATAAAATTATTGTGAATGGAGGTGTTGACCTCTCACAAAAACCAATCTGGATAGAAGGTCCACATATTTACAAAAGGAACGGAAAATATTTTCTGATGTGTGCAGAAGGTGGAACAGGTGGTAATCACAGCGAAGTTATTTTTATGTCAGATTCGCCGAAAGGGCCTTTTATTCCTGCAAAAAATAATCCTATTTTAACTCAGAGATATTTTCCGAAAGACAGAAAAGAGAAGGTTGATTGGGCAGGTCATGCCGATTTGGTGGAAGCTCCTGATGGAAAATATTACGGAGTATTTCTGGCAATACGTCCCAACGAGAAAGGGCGTGTGAATCACGGAAGAGAAACGTTTATTCTTCCTGTAGACTGGAAAGGAACGTATCCTGTTTTTGAAAACGGTTTGGTTCCAATGAAACCCAAATTGAAATTACCGGAAGGCGTAAAAAATCTGACCGGACAAAACGGATTTTTCCCGAACGGAAACTTCACTTACAACGATAAGCTGACTGATAAAAACCTGGATTATCGATGGATTGCAATGCGTGGACCGCGTGAAAACTTTATTACAACGGCTAAAAACGGCGTAAAAGTCACTCCTTTTGAAACCAATATCAAAGCATTAGCTCCTGTTTCGGCATTATTCCACAGACTACAGCATGAGGATTTTGAAACCTCCGTAATGCTCGATTTTAAACCGAAATCTGAAAAAGAGTTAGCCGGAATCACCTGTTATCAAAGCGAAAGATTCAATTATGTATTAGGAATTACGAAAAAGGATAAAGACTTTTACATTGTTTTAGAAAGAACAGAAAAAGGAGAATCAAAACTAATTGCCAGCGAAAAGATTTCGCTTTCAAAACCGATTAAATTAAAGGTTGTTGGTGAGAAAGATGATCTTAATTTTAATTATTCTTTGGATGGCAAAAACTTCAAAAATCTTGGCGGTTCAGTTTCCGGAGATATTCTTTCAACCGATGTTGCAGGAGGTTTCACAGGAAGTTTGATTGGTTTGTACAGCACGTCGTCTAACGATATTGTACCAAAATAA
- the uxuA gene encoding mannonate dehydratase: MEKTWRWFGKKDKIKLDMLRQIGVEGIVSALHDIPNGEVWPLEAINDYKNYIESFGLRWSVVESLAVSESIKYGGEDRDHLIENYIKSLKNLGKAGVKTVCYNFMPVLDWARTDLYFQWKDGSSSLYFDKAKFAYFEIHILKREGAEKDYNHEILSKVEELKTTLSEEDNNDLIDSIIVKTQGFVNGNIKEGDKNPVQLFKNLLALYDGIDKDHLRQNMKYFLEKIMPICEQYDIQMCVHPDDPPFSLLGLPRIVTNEDDIDWFLNAVDNPHNGLTFCTGSLSAGLQNDVPKLAQKYASRTKFVHLRSTNVFENGDFIEANHLEGRGKLIEVIKIFEKENPTLPMRVDHGRLLTDDIDKGYNPGYSFLGRMLALGQIEGVMAAVNSGLK, encoded by the coding sequence ATGGAAAAAACCTGGCGTTGGTTTGGAAAAAAAGATAAAATAAAATTAGATATGCTCCGCCAGATTGGGGTAGAAGGTATTGTTTCGGCACTACACGACATTCCGAATGGTGAAGTTTGGCCTCTCGAAGCCATTAATGATTATAAAAACTATATAGAAAGTTTCGGACTTCGTTGGTCTGTAGTTGAAAGCCTTGCTGTGAGCGAGTCTATCAAATACGGAGGTGAGGATAGAGATCATCTGATAGAAAATTATATCAAAAGCTTAAAGAATCTAGGAAAAGCAGGCGTGAAAACTGTGTGCTACAACTTTATGCCGGTTTTAGACTGGGCTCGTACAGATCTTTATTTTCAATGGAAAGACGGCTCATCATCATTATATTTTGACAAAGCCAAATTTGCCTATTTTGAAATTCATATTTTAAAAAGAGAAGGTGCAGAGAAAGATTACAATCACGAAATTCTCTCAAAAGTTGAAGAACTGAAAACAACTTTATCTGAAGAAGACAATAATGATCTGATTGATTCTATCATTGTGAAAACCCAGGGTTTTGTGAATGGAAATATCAAAGAAGGCGACAAAAATCCGGTTCAGTTATTCAAAAATCTATTGGCTTTATACGATGGAATTGATAAAGATCATCTTCGCCAGAATATGAAATATTTCCTCGAAAAGATAATGCCCATTTGTGAACAATACGATATCCAAATGTGTGTTCATCCGGATGATCCACCGTTTTCATTATTGGGTTTACCAAGAATCGTAACCAACGAAGATGACATTGATTGGTTCCTGAATGCAGTAGACAATCCACACAACGGATTGACTTTCTGCACAGGATCTTTGAGTGCCGGACTTCAGAATGATGTTCCAAAGCTGGCTCAGAAATATGCTTCCAGAACAAAGTTTGTACACCTCAGAAGCACCAACGTTTTTGAAAACGGAGATTTTATCGAAGCTAATCACTTGGAAGGAAGAGGGAAATTAATCGAAGTGATTAAAATTTTTGAAAAAGAAAACCCAACGCTGCCAATGCGTGTAGACCACGGAAGACTGTTGACAGACGATATTGACAAAGGCTACAATCCCGGCTATTCATTCCTTGGTAGAATGTTGGCGTTAGGACAAATCGAAGGGGTAATGGCAGCCGTCAACTCCGGACTAAAATAA
- a CDS encoding RagB/SusD family nutrient uptake outer membrane protein, which translates to MIKFNKKLIVGAVFLSLTFTGCNEILDEEPRSIYTVDYFNTADGINQSIPSLYRHMRLLYGNGYFMSNCQNGTDESTFAQSADGNFRELDMSGNGNINAATFPTSMVWGATFPNINTANGIIERGPGFGVAEALISEARFFRAYDYFMLVQTYGGVPLDLGSGELAFNINPTTTSVRNTVPEVYTRAVFPDLKKAIDNLPVNPRVTGGVTKNVARLFLAKAYLTYGWWLQNPNSIPTYPETPRTDPDGRSAQYYFQQAYDIAMAGITSPGPYGLEATFYDVNEGSKDRNKECMLYADHTQSSTFYNEGDPTGFGSGWAPDNFAAWMQTWNYTAIKSSKTTAWAASDIASAVQREASQPLGRPWVRMAPTIGVIKNTFADKTNDSRYDGTFVTTYRGNWQKNGTGLTSVPVLYNANNLPVQPGGAILSFLNDDSQMPNYPSGAGQNGVGAGTLPGRADWVVAPNGISRIVYPGLWKIGTYRTDDPNGLGYPNAGLTRPFNVAKFSEFYFIAAEAAVKGASGAMSPRDLINVIRARAGKWRFNNNGNVPYVADNSAQMTAATPATITIDYILAERSREYYGEFYRWYDLVRTQKWIDYSKTYQIGGSSYGDHTPQTVTRTIQPFHYLRPIPQGQLDAMQVSADIKAKYQNPGYN; encoded by the coding sequence ATGATAAAATTTAATAAAAAACTGATTGTAGGAGCTGTTTTCCTTTCACTTACATTCACAGGATGTAACGAGATTTTAGATGAAGAGCCGAGATCAATTTATACAGTTGATTATTTCAACACCGCTGATGGTATCAATCAAAGTATTCCTTCCTTATATAGACACATGAGATTGCTATACGGAAACGGATATTTTATGAGTAATTGCCAAAACGGGACTGATGAATCTACATTTGCACAAAGTGCAGATGGAAACTTCAGAGAACTTGATATGTCCGGAAACGGTAACATCAATGCCGCTACCTTCCCTACAAGCATGGTGTGGGGTGCAACATTTCCTAATATAAATACAGCCAACGGAATTATAGAAAGAGGTCCCGGTTTCGGAGTCGCTGAAGCTTTAATCTCAGAGGCACGTTTCTTCAGAGCATATGATTATTTTATGCTTGTACAGACCTATGGTGGTGTTCCGTTAGATTTAGGTTCCGGTGAATTAGCTTTTAACATCAATCCTACTACAACTTCTGTAAGAAATACCGTTCCTGAAGTATATACAAGAGCCGTTTTTCCTGATTTGAAGAAGGCTATTGATAATTTACCTGTTAATCCTAGGGTAACCGGTGGTGTCACCAAAAATGTAGCACGGTTGTTCTTAGCGAAGGCATACCTTACCTATGGATGGTGGTTACAGAACCCGAACAGTATTCCTACATATCCGGAGACTCCACGTACAGATCCGGACGGTCGTAGTGCTCAGTATTATTTTCAGCAGGCATATGATATTGCAATGGCCGGAATTACGAGTCCTGGACCCTATGGTTTAGAAGCAACATTTTATGATGTGAATGAGGGATCAAAAGATCGCAACAAAGAGTGTATGCTGTATGCAGATCACACTCAGTCTAGTACCTTCTACAATGAAGGAGATCCTACAGGTTTCGGATCAGGATGGGCACCGGATAATTTTGCTGCATGGATGCAAACATGGAATTATACTGCGATAAAAAGTAGTAAAACTACTGCGTGGGCAGCTTCAGACATTGCAAGCGCAGTGCAGAGAGAGGCATCTCAACCTTTGGGAAGACCTTGGGTACGTATGGCACCTACCATTGGAGTAATAAAAAATACTTTTGCAGACAAAACCAATGATTCCCGCTATGATGGGACTTTCGTAACTACCTACAGGGGCAATTGGCAGAAAAATGGAACAGGATTGACATCTGTCCCGGTTCTATACAATGCCAATAATCTACCTGTACAACCAGGAGGAGCTATTCTTAGCTTTCTTAATGACGATTCACAAATGCCTAATTATCCTTCAGGAGCAGGACAAAACGGTGTTGGAGCAGGAACTTTGCCGGGAAGAGCAGACTGGGTAGTTGCACCAAACGGAATCAGCCGTATCGTATATCCTGGTTTATGGAAAATTGGTACATACCGTACAGACGATCCAAACGGCCTTGGTTATCCGAATGCAGGTCTTACAAGACCATTTAATGTTGCTAAATTCTCAGAATTCTACTTTATTGCTGCAGAAGCTGCCGTAAAAGGTGCATCGGGTGCAATGTCTCCGAGAGATTTGATCAATGTAATCAGAGCCAGAGCAGGAAAATGGAGATTTAACAACAATGGAAATGTACCTTATGTAGCAGATAACAGTGCACAAATGACTGCTGCAACTCCTGCGACAATCACTATCGATTATATTCTTGCTGAAAGATCCCGTGAATATTACGGTGAGTTCTATAGATGGTATGATCTTGTACGTACACAAAAATGGATAGATTATTCAAAAACCTATCAAATTGGAGGTTCTTCTTACGGAGATCATACCCCTCAAACAGTTACAAGAACTATTCAGCCATTCCATTATTTAAGACCAATACCTCAAGGGCAGTTAGATGCAATGCAGGTTTCGGCTGACATTAAAGCAAAATACCAGAATCCTGGTTACAATTAA
- a CDS encoding glycosyl hydrolase 115 family protein, translating into MTLTIYQIKILILLCFFSGGIALAQQTSGLTENIISNDIGFPIVLTDGNTANLFYDKSENVAVIRAAKDLQSDIQKVTGKLPNLSTSETSGEFEIIIGTLGTNKQIDQLISSKKINAKDLKGKWESFVITTVENPKSKSKKQLIIAGSDRRGTIYGIYELSKQLGVSPWYYWNDVPVKKRSSAYVIPGYFASGEPKVKYRGIFINDEEPAFGTWARTKFGGINSKMYANIFELLLRLRANYLWPAMWGKAFNEDDPLNPKVADEYGIVMGTSHHEPMMRAQKEWGNHRKEYGNGEWNYHTNKDALLKFWEDGFNRNKNYDNLVTMGMRGDGDEPMSDLGSAEANFKLLEKIMQDQRKIIEKVTKKPVKETPQLWALYSEVLDYYDQGMKVPDDMTILLCDDNWGNVRRLPYLGAKKHPGGYGMYYHVDLYGAPRAYQWLNMTQIPHMWEQLQLTYSYGVDKIWILNVGDLKPNEYPMDFFLNMAWNPTSFTQDNLENYTLKFAEEHFGKSNAKEIAEIINLYCKYNSRVSAEMMNHKTYNLQSGEFLQVRDSYLTLETRALRQFLTLDKAYKDTYKQIVLHPVRAMANMYDMYYSVAMNHKLAEEKDMKANYWADYADECFARDAKYTKDYNLNISGGKWNHMMDQTHIGYKSWDEPKEGNIKPTVYRIKPEEAKTGGYIFEEKNGVVAMEAEHFYETKNTKNTKWTVIPDLGRTLSGIALMPYTEKTDGSSIKYQFKLKNNPSTVKIHFFFDSTLPFKKGGHSVKAYFDKNDSKTIGINQDLTWANNYTKMYPAAAARLVEKVEIFTLPANQNGNYTLTIEPLDPGIVLYKVVIDNGGYEETYLKMDESPYER; encoded by the coding sequence ATGACATTAACAATCTACCAAATTAAAATTTTAATTTTATTGTGTTTTTTTTCCGGCGGAATTGCTTTAGCACAACAAACGTCGGGACTCACAGAGAATATCATTTCAAATGATATCGGTTTTCCTATTGTTTTGACAGATGGAAATACTGCAAATCTATTTTACGATAAATCAGAGAATGTTGCAGTTATCCGTGCTGCGAAAGATTTACAGTCAGATATTCAGAAAGTGACCGGAAAATTACCTAATCTTTCAACCTCTGAAACTTCCGGTGAATTTGAAATCATCATCGGAACTTTAGGCACCAATAAACAAATTGACCAGCTTATTTCATCCAAAAAAATCAACGCCAAAGATTTGAAAGGAAAATGGGAAAGTTTCGTGATAACAACGGTAGAAAATCCAAAATCTAAATCTAAAAAACAACTCATCATAGCCGGAAGCGACAGACGTGGAACCATTTACGGAATTTATGAATTATCAAAACAATTAGGCGTTTCTCCGTGGTATTATTGGAATGATGTTCCTGTAAAAAAACGTTCTTCGGCTTATGTAATTCCGGGATATTTTGCTTCAGGCGAACCTAAAGTAAAATACCGCGGGATTTTCATTAATGATGAAGAACCTGCTTTCGGAACGTGGGCAAGAACTAAATTCGGAGGTATCAACAGCAAGATGTATGCGAATATTTTTGAGCTTTTGCTTCGTCTCAGAGCTAATTATTTGTGGCCTGCAATGTGGGGAAAAGCCTTTAACGAAGATGACCCGCTCAACCCGAAAGTTGCCGATGAATACGGAATTGTGATGGGAACTTCGCACCACGAACCGATGATGAGAGCTCAAAAAGAATGGGGAAATCACCGTAAAGAATATGGAAACGGAGAATGGAATTACCACACCAATAAAGATGCTCTTTTGAAATTCTGGGAAGATGGATTTAACCGAAATAAAAACTACGATAACCTCGTAACGATGGGAATGCGTGGCGATGGCGACGAACCGATGAGCGATTTGGGAAGCGCCGAAGCCAACTTCAAATTGCTTGAGAAAATTATGCAGGATCAGCGAAAAATTATTGAAAAAGTAACCAAAAAACCCGTAAAAGAAACACCCCAGCTTTGGGCATTATACAGCGAAGTTCTGGATTATTACGACCAGGGAATGAAAGTTCCGGACGATATGACGATTCTACTTTGTGATGACAACTGGGGAAATGTCCGCCGATTGCCTTATCTCGGTGCGAAAAAACATCCCGGCGGTTATGGAATGTATTATCACGTCGATTTGTACGGTGCGCCGAGAGCTTATCAATGGCTGAACATGACGCAGATTCCACATATGTGGGAACAGTTGCAGTTGACGTATAGTTACGGTGTTGATAAAATCTGGATTCTGAATGTCGGAGATTTAAAACCCAACGAATATCCAATGGATTTCTTCCTGAATATGGCTTGGAATCCGACTTCTTTTACGCAGGATAACCTTGAAAATTATACCTTAAAGTTTGCTGAAGAACATTTTGGAAAGAGCAATGCGAAGGAAATTGCAGAAATCATCAATCTGTACTGTAAATATAACTCAAGGGTTTCCGCAGAAATGATGAACCACAAAACCTACAATCTTCAAAGCGGAGAATTTTTGCAAGTAAGAGATTCGTATTTGACTTTGGAAACAAGAGCTTTAAGGCAGTTTTTGACTTTAGATAAAGCTTATAAAGACACTTATAAACAGATTGTTTTACATCCCGTTCGTGCAATGGCAAATATGTACGATATGTATTATTCAGTCGCAATGAATCACAAACTGGCAGAAGAAAAAGATATGAAAGCCAATTATTGGGCAGATTACGCCGATGAATGTTTCGCCAGAGATGCCAAATACACCAAAGATTACAACCTTAATATCTCCGGCGGAAAGTGGAATCATATGATGGATCAAACGCATATTGGTTACAAATCCTGGGACGAGCCGAAAGAAGGGAATATCAAACCAACCGTTTACAGAATCAAACCTGAAGAAGCAAAAACCGGCGGTTATATTTTCGAAGAGAAAAATGGTGTAGTTGCTATGGAAGCCGAACATTTTTATGAAACTAAGAATACAAAGAATACAAAATGGACGGTCATTCCTGATTTGGGAAGAACGCTTTCCGGAATCGCTTTGATGCCTTATACCGAAAAAACAGATGGCTCTTCCATCAAATATCAATTCAAATTAAAAAATAATCCCTCGACTGTAAAAATTCATTTCTTCTTTGATTCTACGCTTCCGTTCAAAAAAGGAGGACACAGCGTTAAAGCTTATTTTGATAAAAATGATTCAAAAACGATTGGTATCAATCAGGATCTGACGTGGGCAAATAACTATACCAAAATGTATCCGGCAGCTGCGGCGAGATTGGTGGAAAAAGTAGAAATATTCACGCTTCCGGCTAATCAAAATGGAAATTATACCCTGACAATCGAACCTTTAGACCCGGGAATTGTCTTGTATAAAGTAGTTATTGACAACGGTGGTTACGAAGAAACGTATTTGAAAATGGATGAAAGTCCGTATGAAAGATAA
- a CDS encoding esterase family protein, with protein MKNSILLIVAFLFSGMSASAQTFEQQAPQGFDLENKEVPQGKIDTIKYESKTVGTQRKALVYTPPGFKKSEKYPVLYLLHGIGGDEKEWFKNGTPQIILDNLYAQGKLTPMIVVLPNGRAMKDDSATGNIWAKDKVEAFATFEKDLLNDLIPFIEKKYPVKKDRENRAIAGLSMGGGQTLNFGLGNIDKFAWVGGFSSAPNTKEPQQLLPNPAKAKELKLLWISCGDQDGLMPFSKRTSDYLTENKIPHIFYVEPGGHDFKVWKNDLYLFSQLLFKPINQQEVNNSLKSE; from the coding sequence ATGAAAAATTCAATACTTCTCATTGTAGCTTTTTTGTTTTCGGGAATGTCTGCTTCTGCGCAAACATTTGAACAACAGGCTCCACAAGGTTTTGATTTAGAAAATAAGGAAGTTCCACAAGGAAAAATTGATACGATTAAGTACGAATCGAAAACAGTAGGAACTCAAAGAAAAGCATTGGTTTACACACCTCCAGGCTTCAAAAAGAGTGAAAAATATCCGGTTTTGTACCTGCTTCACGGCATTGGTGGCGACGAAAAAGAATGGTTTAAAAATGGTACACCACAGATTATTCTCGACAATTTATATGCACAAGGAAAACTAACTCCGATGATTGTTGTTCTGCCGAACGGAAGAGCAATGAAAGACGACAGTGCGACGGGAAATATTTGGGCTAAAGATAAAGTGGAAGCTTTCGCAACCTTCGAAAAAGACTTACTGAACGACCTCATTCCTTTCATCGAAAAAAAATATCCGGTTAAAAAAGACCGAGAAAATAGAGCAATTGCCGGACTGTCAATGGGAGGCGGACAAACCCTTAATTTCGGATTGGGAAATATCGATAAATTCGCCTGGGTTGGTGGATTTTCATCTGCACCAAATACAAAAGAACCTCAACAGCTACTTCCGAATCCTGCAAAAGCTAAAGAATTAAAACTCCTTTGGATTTCCTGTGGCGATCAGGACGGATTGATGCCTTTCAGCAAAAGAACGAGCGATTATTTGACGGAAAATAAAATTCCACATATTTTTTATGTAGAACCGGGAGGTCACGATTTCAAAGTCTGGAAAAATGATTTGTATCTATTTTCCCAACTTCTTTTCAAACCCATAAATCAACAGGAAGTCAATAATTCATTAAAGTCAGAATAA